CGGGCTGTCGTTTCAGATAATGGAATCGGCGCTTGCCGGATTGTTAAAGGGCTCGGCATCTCCGGAATGGAGGAGAGGGCTGCAGCACTGGGAGGGACGGTTGTCGTGGATGGCACAGATGGTTTCCGTGTGATTACTCTGCTGCCACATGGACAAGCGTCGGAGAATTCTCATCTTCGTTCTTCATGAAACTTCTCATATCAAAGGATGAACTTATGCACTGTTATAGGTTCATCCCTTTTCTTTATGATATAGAAAGAAAAAGCAAGCAAGATTCAGGGGAGTGGGAGTGGTGAACAATGAACGTTCTGGAAATTGAGGGACTTACCAAAAAATTTGGGGATTTCGTAGCCGTAGATCATATGAATTTAAAGCTTCGTGAAGGAGAAATATTTGGTTTTCTCGGGGCCAACGGTGCGGGAAAGAGTACAACAATTCATCTGATCTCTTCTCTGCTCCGTGCATCCAAAGGTGAAATTCGTCTGCTCGGTAAAAATATTGCTAAAAACAGCAGGTTTGCCAAGATGAATATTGGTATCGTACCGCAGGATATAGCCATTTATGAGAATTTGACCGCATATGAGAATGTTCATTTTTTTGGAGGCTTGTATGGTTTAAGGGGAAAAGATCTGCAAGAGAGGTCTTTGGAAGCACTGAATTTTGTCGGACTCACGGATAAGGCCAAACACTATCCTAAAAATTTCTCGGGCGGAATGAAACGCAGATTAAATATTGCCTGTGCCATAGCTCATCAGCCGAAGCTGATCATTATGGATGAGCCAACGGTGGGCATTGATCCCCAGTCCAGAAGCTATATTCTGGATTCTGTCCGCAAGCTGAACCAGATGGGCTGTACAATCATATACACGAGTCACTATATGGAGGAGGTCGAAGAGATCTGCACCCGCATCGCGATCGTAGATCATGGTAAGATCATCGCGGAAGGAACGAAGGAACAGCTCACATCAACTATTACAGACACAAAGGATATTTGGATCGGATATAAGTCGGATCTTCCACTCGATATCGAGTCTTTGCAGCAGATTCACGGAGTGATCGAGGTGACGGCAGACGATCAAATGATTCAAATCCGGTCTAAATCCGAAGTGAACAATCTGAATCAGCTGATTTATCAATTAATGGCCCATGAAGTTGAGATTCGCTCAGTAGAAGAGCAGGCTCCTAACCTGGAAACCGTATTCTTAACCTTAACAGGTCGTAAATTGCGGGATTAGGGGGGATAAGATGAGCGTTATTCATATCATTCGTAAAGAATTGCTGACAGAGTTAAGAGACTATAAGACGTTTATATTCATGATTGCCTTCCCCATTGTTCTCATGCTTATTCTTGGGAGTGCATTAACGAATGCCTTCTCCAGCAATTACGAAATGGACTCTTTGAGCTTGATGTATACAGATCATACTAGTGAAGAACTGCTAGACGCTTCCTGGTTAGGCTTTATGGATGCGCTTGAGCTGGAAGGTGTGACGATCACAGAAGCAACAGAAGAGATCAATGGACAGACGGCGGTTCAGGTAGATCAGTATACCGCATATGCAGAGCTGACTAATGAAGGGATACAGTATTTTGGTAATCCGTCTGATTCCATTGAAAATAATATCGTCCAGGGCATGCTTACCGCTTTTGTGGATCAGTATAATCTCATCACAGCAGTAGGGAAGTCTGATCCAGCGGCGCTGAACCAAATTATGGACGCAAAATACGCCTATGGCAGCTTCATTCAGGAGGTCGGATTAATCCCGGATAAGCAGCCCAGCTCCGTAGATTACTATGCAATTACCATGTCTACGATGATTGCCCTCTACAGTGCATTATCCGCAAGTTATTTAATTCGAGGCGAAGTGTCTCGGCGAACTCATATTCGTTTGTATGCTTCGCCCGTTTCCAGAAAAGCAATATTCACTGGCAAAATATTGTCATCCACGTTGATAAACTTTTTATGTGTTGCTGTGGTTGTGTTGTTTAGCAAATTTGTCTTCCAGGCAGATTGGGGCTCAAGCTATGTTGCCGTATTGGCACTGTTATTCACTGAAGTTCTTCTCGCGGTCAGCCTGGGTCTTGCTTGCAGCTATCTGTTTAAAGACGGAGCAAGTCATGCCATTCTAATCATTATCATCCAAATTGCCTCTTTTGTTGGCGGATCTTATGCCCCGATCCATACAGATAATGGGATGTTTAGCTATGTGGTTCAGCTCTCCCCTATTTATTGGGCTAACCATGCACTCATGCAAGCGATATTTGCAGGTAATGCACCAGCCGTCATTCCAGTTATCGCTCTAAATGTGGGAATCAGTGCTCTCCTGCTTATGTTTTCCGCAGCATTTATGCATAAGACAGGAGGAGAATAGAATGAGGGATCTACTATGGCTGACGAGAAAAACCATAATTAGCGTGCTTCGAAAAAAAGCGAACATTTTTATATTGTTGATTCTTCCTATAGCAGCGGCATTAATCAGTATGGCGATTTATGGCGGAGGCAGCGGTGCTCCTCTGCGGGTGTCCATCGTTAATCTGGATGGAGAGCAGAAGATCACACAAGACACGATCTCTTTCATAGAACAGCTCAACAAGGTTCAGATTACTGTTACGGATGAAGAGTCCATGAAAAAGGATATTGCAGCGGGAAATTCAGATACTTCGGTGATCTTTAAGCAAGGCTTTGCTGCAAGTGTGCAGAACGGCGCCCCGGATCATATCGAAATGATATCTGTAAAAGGAGCCGAGGTAACCGCCTATGTTAAATCCATGCTTCACAGTTATATCAGCAATGCGGCAGCGATTGCAAAATATGCTGCAGGAGATCAGGAAATATTTGAGTCCCTCTACGAGGAATACAGTAGTCAGAGCTTTAAACTCTCTTCAGTTAAGGTAGAGGATAGCGCAGCTGTTAAGAATGCGACGTACCAAACGATGGGCTTCCTCGTCGCTCTAATGATGTTCTCCTCGGTGAACCTGACTTCTTTTATCTTAAAAGAGAAAGAAAACAGAACATTTTTCCGGATCATGGCCTCACCTATATCATCCAAAACCTACGTTTTGTCCAATGTGATCGTTAATTTTATCATGTTGTTTGTCCAGATCATCATAACCGTGTTCTTTATGAAACAAGTGCTGCACATGGATTCGGGAATACCAGCGATACAATTTGTTGCCATTCTGCTGCTGTTCGGCCTGACTGCCATCGCTTTAGCACTCCTGATCGTTTCTTTTGCAAGAGGGGCCAGAATGGCAGGAGCACTCCAAAATCTGATTATTACACCTAGCTGCCTGATTGCAGGCTGTTATTTTCCTCTCGAGATCATGCCAGATCGTTTCAGGCAGCTCTCAGGCTTCATGCCGCAATACTGGCTTCTGGAGACTGTCGACAAGCTGCAAAACGGAAATTCGCTGTCCGGATTATATTTGAACTTGCTTACTTTGATCGGTTTTGCTGCTGCACTTACAATGGTCGCAATCTATAATTTCAGTCGAAACAAAGATACAAGAACCTTTATTTAAATTCAGGCTTTCGCCTAATTCCGAGAAGAACTTCCATAATCCTGAGTTAATCGGGGTTCCTGAATAAGAGGCAGCATCCTTGCTGTCTTTTATTTTTGTTTGACAATTTGTACGTACATATTGGAAACTAGGAGTATAAAAGAACATACAGGAGGTTTGGATGATGAATATAAGCATGAATGATCGTATTGCAGAGTGGAATAAGGAAGCAAGTCAATGTCCATGCGGTAATCCGCACCGTATGGTAGACATGCATATTTGTCTGGAGGATGGGGCGCTTACGCAATTGGCTCCTTATCTAAGCAAGCAGAATTATAAAAAAGTGACAGTTGTTTTTGATGAGCATACCAAACAAGCAGCAGGAGATGAAGTCATCACTTATTTAAAAGCAGCGGAAGTCATTACTGACGAGCTCTTTCTGCTTGGAAACACCGGAGGTGAGGTTGTCGCAGACGAAGCATTTATCGTTAAAGTACTGTTAGGTGTCTCGAAGGATACAGATGCAGTCATCGCAGCTGGTTCAGGCACGATTCATGACCTTGTCCGATTTGTATGCTTCAAGATGAACAAGCCTTTTATATCTGTTCCTACAGCAGCGTCTGTAGATGGATTCACTTCCGCAGGTGCCCCTCTTATTGTGGATGGTACGAAACAGACGTTTCAAGCTATTCCGCCGGAGGCGATCTTTGCAGATTTAAGCGTTTTGGCGAAGGCTCCACAAGTGATGACGGCTGCTGGCTTTGGTGATATGCTTGGTAAATTTACATCCCTTGCCGATTGGAAAATATCACGTGATCTTGGAGGCGAGCCTTATTGTCCGCTAGCCTACCGAATGACGGAGGAAGCGCTGATGGATTGCGTTCATCACGTAGATGAGATCGCTGAGGGCAGTAAACAGGGTGTTAAAATCTTGATGGAAGCACTGATTGCTTCTGGCATCTCGATGCTGATCATTGATCATTCCCGGCCCGCTTCCGGCGGGGAGCATCATATATCCCATCGTCTGGAGATGGAGTTCCTGCAGCAGGGTAAGAAAGCGATTCTTCATGGAGCGAAGGTGGGCGTTGCATCAGCCCTGCTCTCAGATGTATACCGTGCGCTCTATGAGAGCGGGCAGGAAGAGGCATTTGATGCATACAAGGATTTGCCTGAGAAAGAGCAAATGCAGGATTGGCTCAGCCGCACCGGAGGTCCATCTACGATCCAAGAGCTTGGGGTCACCGATGAACAGCTGGAGCGTGCGATGAGGACTGCGCATACTTTAAGAGCGAGATACACAGGACTTAAATATTTAAATGAGATAAAGACAGGGCACGAGGCATAGTCGGGAAGCTACAGGCTGTAATATCAGAAACGACACGTTAAAAATAGTTAAATTGTACGTACAAATTTATAATAGAGGGTAATGAAATAGGAGTTGAAGGAGAAGAGCAAATGAGCGAAAAATATACGATCGGTATTGATTTTGGAACCGAATCTGGACGGGCGGTGCTTGTGAAGCTGTCTGACGGATCCGAAGCAGCTGCTCATGTTACTCCATATCGTCACGGTGTTATTGATGAGAGGCTTCCTGTAAGCGGTCACAAACTGGAGCTGGATTGGGCACTTCACCATCCTGCCGACTACATGGAGGTCCTAATGACCTCGGTGCCAGCCGTTGTGCAGGCAGCGGGTATAGGCAAGGAAGACGTCATCGGAATCGGTATTGATTTTACCGCATGCACGATGCTGCCGATCGATCCAATAGGTCAGCCCCTCTGCCTTAGACCCGAACTCGCAAACCATCCGCACAGCTGGGTCAAGCTCTGGAAGCACCATGCGGCTCAGAATGAGGCTGAACGGATTAATGAGACTGCAGCAGCGCGCGGGGAAGTCTTTCTTAAACGGTATGGCGGTAAGTCTTCGTCGGAATGGATGATCGCAAAAGTCTGGCAGATCCTAAATGAAGCACCGGATATTTATGAGCTTACAGATCGTTTTGTTGAAGCGGGAGACTGGGTAATCATGCAGCTGTGCGGTGAGCTGAAGCGCAGCCAGTGTGCAGCAGGCTACAAGGCGTTCTATCATCACGCTGAAGGCTATCCGGACAATGATTTCTTCAAATCTCTTGATCCGAGACTTGAACATGTGATAGAAACGAAGCTGCGAGGCGATATTCTTGACCAGGGGAGCTGCGCCGGCGGATTATCCCGGGAGATGGCGAGTGCCATGGGACTTGCTCAAGGGATTGCTGTAGCAGTCGGGAATGTAGATGCTCATGCGGCAGTTCCTGCTGTAGGCGTTGTAACTCCGGGTAAACTGGTGATGACAATGGGCACTTCGATCTGCCATCTGCTGCTCGGAGAAGAGGAGCTGGAGGTAGAGGGCATATGTGGTGTCGTCCAGAATGGTATTATACCTGGATACTTCGGCTATGAAGCAGGTCAGACGGCTGTAGGCGATATCTTTGCTTGGTTTGTAGAGAATGGCGTACCTTCTGAAGTGAAGGAACAGGCTGAAGAGGAAGGACTGACCATGCATGAATGGCTGGAGAATAAAGCCTCCTTATACAAGCCTGGAGAGACCGGTCTGCTAGCCCTCGATTGGTGGAACGGCAACCGATCCACCTTGGTTGATGCCAATCTGACTGGACTAATCATAGGCTATACGCTGCAGACGAAGCCGGAAGAGCTGTACAGAACATTACTAGAAGCAACGGCCTTTGGTACTCGTAAGATCATTGATGCATTCTCTCATAGTGGTTTGAACGTAGATATCGTATATGCTTGCGGCGGGCTGCCTCAGAAAAATAAACTTCTCATGCAAATCTATGCGGATATTATTGGCCGTGAGATCAGAGTGGCTGCTTCAACCCAAACCGCCGCTCTAGGAGCAGCCATGTTTGCAGCTGTCGCTGCCGGAGCGGACGCAGGCGGATATGATTGTATTGAAGACGCGGCGGCAAGGATGGCGAGAGTTCGAGATGAGACCTTCAAACCGATACCAGAGCATTCTATGGTCTATGAAAAAATTTATGCAGAATATAATCGACTGCACGATTATTTCGGTCATGACCCGCATTCTGTGATGAAGAAGCTGAAGTCTCTTAAGGAAGCAGCTGCCGGTCAAACTGTACGTGTATAAACAAGCTAAGAAGGCAAAAAAAGAGCATTCCTTGCAGAAGCAGTCAGCTCATGCAGGGAGTGCTCTCTTACCCATAAGGGAGATATTATGAATTCTGTTTTAAAATGATATCTGCAAAAAGAATCGATTTTGGAACTTTGAAAAATTGCTCTGCTTGATCCTGGAAAGCCGAAGAAGGCATCGTTCCTTGATGAAGCCATTTACGGAATGTTCCCGGGTGTACCCCGATCCAGTGACTCACATCCGTGACGGACAAGTCGTGAACCATGCATAATCCGGTCAAGATCCGATTACTCACTGGCGAGCGGGTAACCGTTCGCTTCATGAATCGGGATGGCTCCGGCTGACAAATGACAGGACTGTTTCTAATGACATCTTCATTAAACAAAATATGGCGCGGATAACCGAGTAATTGACATACTTTATCCAGATTAGTGCTTCCAGGAATTCGACCTTCATACACCCATGCGCTGACACTTCTTGATGAGATCGACAAATCTTCAGCTAACTGTGATAATTTGATGTCGTTTGCCATGAGAACGGCAAGCAATATACGGTTGCGAACCTGACAGCGTGTCGGCCTGCGGAATCGCTTTACGCGTACGCCTTTTCCCAGATATTTGCGGTTGATCAGAGACCACGCCTGGATCGAATGTTGTTCTTGTTGTTTAGGCATATTTCCTCCGATTTTTTAAACAAATACTACAACAAAATAAGCAGTCGTTTCAAGTGTCGACATGACCACCTTTGAAAGCATATTCATATACGAGGAGCCTTGTTAAGGGAAAATCGGACTATGAATCTGCTTGTTTTTCTCCTATTAAATGGTTGTGGAGTTAGTATAGACCAACGAAAACAGGGTAAAACCGGCTAAAAGTAGGCCTTAAGACTCAAAATTGGACAAACATTTGATTTCATAAAAATCAAATATATTCGTGTCATTCTTCCATAATCTTCATAGATTAATAGAGAGAAAAGGAAGAGGAGGAAGCATGAATGAATCCGGCATTAATCAATATGCTCCTCGGATTTGTAGGGGCATTCTTCACATTTGCGTTTGGTGGTTGGACACAGCTGCTTATCCTGTTATGTATTGCGATGGCTATTGATTATATTACCGGGGTTGCGGCTGTAATCCGTACCGGCAGCAGGCTGAACAGCAAGATTGGATTTTGGGGATTGACTCGCAAGGGTCTGATGCTGCTTGTTATTTTACTTGCACACCAGATCGATCAGTTGATTGGAACAGATGTCATTAAACGCGGGGCGATGTACTTTTATCTGGCGAACGAATTGATCTCCATTACCGAGAATTACAGCCGCATCGGGCTTCCTCTTCCCGCAAAATTAAGAGAGATCATAGAGCTGGTTAAGAAGCAGGCAGAGGATGATGAGGAAGCGGCATTACGCAGACGCGCAGAGGATGATGAAGCGACAGATACCACCGGATCAGATACTGAAGATGCAGAGCTTGAAGCAGTCAAATACGCGGTGGACGAAGATATATTAAGTCAATTTGGACCGCGGAAGGAACGTAGAGAGAATCAAGATGCAGAATCACAAGGGCCTGAGCAATAGAGGCCTTTTTTTGCAGGAATAACATATTGGACAAGGTAAAACATGAGAAACGATAATTGATTCATTTACCACTTTATTCGTGTTTATGTTATATTTTTTGTAAACGGAATCAACTCTATTAACTCATGACATAGGATAAGGAGCTATTATAATGATTAAACATATCGTTTTTTTCAAATTAAAGGACCGTTCAGAGGCGAGCATTGAGGAGACGGCTCGTATATTACGCAGTATGGATGGCAGAATTGAGCTGCTGAAATCACTGGAGATCGGAGTGGATGTCTTGAAATCGGAGCGTTCCTTCGATATTTCTCTGACCGCAGTCGTTGATTCCTTGGAGGCATTGGAGGCCTATCAGGTACATCCTGTTCATCAAGAGATTATTAAGCATATGAGTGTTGTGAAGGATTCTTCTGTTGCAGTTGATTACGAAATCTAACTTACAAAGGGGAGTAGCAGGTGGGCGATTTAAAAGATGTTATGGAAACGATGTTTTTGCTGATCGTCATTTTAATTGCATGCCCGGTAATGTTCTTTTGGCTGAAACGAAAAAATAGACGTAACTGATTACCGACGAAACGGATGTGAACGTATTGTACTATGTAAATACAGATCAAATCGAATTGCGCTTGTCAGCTATTCCCGAGATTACAGCTGGGCTCCGTCACGCACAGGACAACTGGGATGGGGGAATTATCCTCGGTTTCGTTCAGGAGCGTTCCCTGCATTTGGCCCTAGAGATTGTAACTGACGTAGGAAGTTATCTCATTGATGGATTTATTCTCAGGGATGCGAGCAGCTACGAAGACATCATTGAAATTGTTCATGAAGCAGGGGCATTTGATGAGGAGAGCTATAAGCTGTTTATGGAGCTTGTGCCGCTGCGGAAGCCGCTCGTACAGGATTATTATGCATGGGATCGGACAAGCCTGCATAAGGTAACCCGGACGCTTCCTGATGTGCTGGATCGGTTCGCAGATCAAATTCGTTTGTATCTCGAAAAAGAACTGGGACCGTTCCAACCGTCACGGAACTAGGTTTAATAGATTAAAAAATTCTAGTTGAATTAAATTTTGTAATTGTAATGGATTCACCTAGTTGGTTTGGAGGAAAGATCATGTCAGATCGTAAGAAAGACAACTCCGGATTTCATCCGGTATATATGGCCGAGCTTCTATTCAAGGATATGCCTCAGCTGAAAGAAGAGAAGCTGATGGAGGTCATGAAGCGTTTGACCGGAAAAGCAAGAGTGATGAAACGGCCTGTCAACAAGGACGCAGTGAATAAGGTTCAGAATCAAGCCGAGGCAGCAGATAAAGAGCAGGAGCTTCTAGTCATTATGCATATGGAGCATATGGTTAATTTTGAAGACGGGACCGTTCCTGCACAGACCTGCATTCTGCCTGTCACCAAGATTCAGGACAAGAACCGCTTCAAGGGTGCTGTGGAGCAGTCCTGGCATTGGAGCGAAGCAAATGAGGTTACAGACCTGTGCCAGTATCAGATTCGCATACATGATATGTTTACGGCGGCCCTGCCGCATAAAGAGCGATTGAAGCTGTTCCAGCAGGCGTTGCTCGCTATTCTAGAAGTGGCACCTTGTGAAGCGGTTTACTTTTACGGCAGTGACAAACTGGTGAATCCTTCTGCTTATGCCAAAGCGATCGAAAATGGAGATCATCTGTACGGAGCGATGAATGTAAGGCTGTATCAAGCGGGAGGCAGTGAAGCTAGACGTGAGCTGGTGATGGATACGGTGGGGTTATCCTCATTAGGGGTGCCGGATTTTCAATGTCACTTTGCTGGGATGGATCCGGATGTCGTAGCTCGTACCTTATACGGTGCCGCCTATTATATATTTGATCAGGGTGATGTGATACAGGATGGTCAGCTGCTGGGTTCATCCGGGGAACAGCGCTGGCGCTGCGAGCATCAGGAATCGCTGGTTTCACCTCTAAGATATGTAATAGATCTGGATCCAGGTGCACCCTATTACGCTGGGAACATTTCGTCCTAATCTGATCGATTTATGTACTATTGAATTTTGTTGTGTCAAGTCAGGCTCCTCCTGCTTATAATGCATTAACTAAAAAATGGGCTTTCGCCCGGTTAGCAGGAGGGTTGGAACATGATCGCATGGAGTGTAGCGCTGATGGCAGGGGCTTTTATTATCCTTGCAGCTGCAGGCGTTGTGGTGCTTATTGAAGCAAGAAGCTTGATGAAGCAGGTTAAACAGAGTGTCAGTCAGCTCGAAGAGAAAACCGATATACTCGCTGCAGATACCTCAGCCATGATTCAAGGTACGAATAAAGCGATATCGGATATGCAGGGATATCTAGAGAAGTCAGCCCCTCTCTTTGAGTCAATCGCTTCGCTAGGTACGGTACTGCAGCAGATCAGCCGCACGATGGATGAGATCAGCGTCAAGCTGTCTCGTTCAGCACACAAGCATGTGGATGGCGCACACCAGGACAATGAACAGCGCCTGGGTCAAATGTTCCGATACGTTGATGCAGCCATGACGGTATGGCACACATGGCAGCGTAACGCTCCTGCTCCGGGTGCTTCCAGCCCGCGTGAGAAGGAGTGAGCAGGCATGAAAGATACGAACAAGAGCTTGTTATGGGGTACTTTAATTGGGACGGTTGCTGGATCGATTACGGCGCTGCTGTTTGCCCCCAAATCAGGAGCTGAGCTCCGCGAGGATATTGCGGAGAATGCCAAGCTTGTTACAGAGAAGGGGCAGAACCTGGCTGAGAAAGTCAGCGAGCAGAGTGTGAGGATCGCTTCCAAAGTGAAGGAATCGACAGAAGGCTTCTTGCAAGATATCCGGGGCATCAGTTCAGGGAACGAGGTCGCTAAGGTGTCTGGGATCAGTGAACCTGCAAAGACTGAGCAGACTGCTGAAGAAGCAGCAGAGGACGATACATTATAGGCGTAAAGATTCGTAGCAAAGGCCTGACTGCCGCTCCCTGTAGGTATAGGGATGAGGCAAAAGGCCTTTTTGCGCTGAGCTTGGTTTACACGCCCATACTAAATCGGGTAATATGTAGGTACCTTTTTGCCGTCCGAAACATAGGGTAGGATGGAAAAGGGATGGAAATATGTAAAGAAGGAAGCGGTGTGTTCGTGCAACAAGCTATCGCAATATTAGATTCTGGTGTTGGGGGGCTGACTGTAGCCAAAGAAGTGATGCGTCAGCTTCCGCGGGAAAAAGTCATTTATTTTGGAGATACGGCCCGCACACCATACGGACCCCGTTCGTCCGAGGAAGTAAAACAATTTACAGAACAAATCGTAGATTTTCTTATTCAATTTGATCCAAAAGTTATCGTTATTGCCTGTAATACGGCAACAGCAGCTGCGCTGGACCATATATCGCAGAAAGTGGATATTCCGGTGATCGGTGTCATTCATCCCGGTGCCAGAGCCGCGATAACAGCTACCAAAACAGGTAATATTGGAGTCATCGGTACGATGGGTACGATCAACAGCGGAGCGTATACAACAGCACTTAAGCAGCTGTCTCCATATATCAATGTTATGAGTCAGGCTTGTCCGGCCCTTGTCCCGCTGGTCGAGCAAGGGGATTTCAGGTCCGAGCATACGAGATCCACTGTTAGTGAGTCCTTGAACGGCATGAAAGACAAACCAATCGATACCCTTATTCTAGGCTGTACTCATTATCCGTTCTTGATGGAGCCGATTGGTCAGGCGATGGGTCCTCATGTCAAATTAATTAGTTCTGCCGATGAGACTGCCAGAGAAACGAGCACGATCTTATATGACAAGGGGAAGCTCGCCATAGGTGATGAAACGCCTGTTCATCAGTTTTTTTGCTCGGGTGATC
This sequence is a window from Paenibacillus urinalis. Protein-coding genes within it:
- the racE gene encoding glutamate racemase, producing the protein MQQAIAILDSGVGGLTVAKEVMRQLPREKVIYFGDTARTPYGPRSSEEVKQFTEQIVDFLIQFDPKVIVIACNTATAAALDHISQKVDIPVIGVIHPGARAAITATKTGNIGVIGTMGTINSGAYTTALKQLSPYINVMSQACPALVPLVEQGDFRSEHTRSTVSESLNGMKDKPIDTLILGCTHYPFLMEPIGQAMGPHVKLISSADETARETSTILYDKGKLAIGDETPVHQFFCSGDPVMFQSIARSWLGEQIRNTPVVWQVSKL